From Helicobacter sp. MIT 05-5293, one genomic window encodes:
- the truD gene encoding tRNA pseudouridine(13) synthase TruD, with amino-acid sequence MSQNRIYPFTHTPISCYFNPSMRDFVVKEIPLYEFSGKGEHLIVFVRKKGLSTFELLKILSRTLGCKERDIGYAGLKDKAATTYQYISIHQSLESKLQSALDNLESLQIKILNCTRHDNKLKIGHLKGNAFFVRLKKVLPVQQAQLQSTLQILSTHGFPNFFGAQRFGKDGNNHHIGKDIHLHKEHLRNKKLSSFLISSYQSYLFNQWLNTRITLTKILNAFSPKEVLQSLKHSDLSPLDALPLTLEMIKSLQSQPSIFKILQGDLMCHYPFGKTFEAKELETESLRFKDRLIAPTGAICGQKLTPSSSLAYTLEEPFLDSIKANGSRRYAWVWAENIESQYIKQNAHFELSFTLPKGSYATIFLEALLGHCLQDTSQD; translated from the coding sequence ATGTCTCAAAATAGAATCTACCCCTTTACACACACACCTATTTCATGCTATTTCAATCCCTCTATGCGTGATTTTGTCGTCAAAGAAATACCTCTTTATGAATTTAGTGGGAAAGGCGAACACCTTATCGTCTTTGTGCGCAAAAAAGGGCTAAGCACTTTTGAATTGCTCAAGATTCTATCCCGCACACTCGGTTGCAAAGAAAGGGACATTGGCTATGCAGGGCTTAAAGACAAAGCGGCGACTACTTATCAATATATCAGTATTCACCAAAGCCTAGAAAGCAAACTACAAAGCGCATTAGATAACCTAGAATCTCTGCAGATTAAGATTCTCAATTGCACGCGTCATGATAATAAACTCAAAATCGGGCATCTGAAAGGTAATGCTTTTTTTGTGCGCTTAAAAAAAGTGCTTCCTGTCCAACAAGCACAGCTCCAATCCACTCTACAAATCCTCTCCACACATGGATTCCCAAATTTTTTTGGCGCACAAAGATTTGGTAAAGACGGCAATAATCACCACATTGGCAAGGATATTCATCTTCACAAAGAGCATTTGAGAAATAAAAAACTAAGCTCATTTTTGATTAGCAGTTATCAAAGTTATCTTTTTAATCAATGGCTTAATACACGCATCACGCTTACAAAGATTCTGAATGCTTTTTCACCCAAAGAAGTTTTGCAATCCTTGAAACATTCGGATTTATCTCCTCTTGATGCACTCCCTCTCACGCTTGAAATGATCAAATCTTTGCAATCTCAACCCTCTATTTTTAAGATCTTACAAGGTGATTTAATGTGCCATTATCCCTTTGGCAAAACCTTTGAGGCTAAAGAACTAGAAACAGAATCCTTGCGTTTCAAAGATCGTCTCATCGCACCTACAGGTGCTATTTGCGGGCAGAAACTCACTCCTTCATCAAGTCTCGCCTATACGCTTGAAGAGCCTTTTTTAGATTCTATCAAAGCAAATGGTTCAAGACGTTACGCATGGGTATGGGCGGAAAATATCGAAAGTCAATACATCAAGCAAAATGCACATTTTGAATTAAGCTTCACTCTTCCCAAAGGAAGCTATGCTACAATATTTCTCGAAGCATTACTAGGGCATTGTCTGCAAGATACATCACAAGATTAG
- the dnaJ gene encoding molecular chaperone DnaJ, protein MENFDYYEVLGISRTADKESIKKAYRKMALKYHPDRNPDDKEAEENFKRINEAYEVLSDDSKRQIYDKYGKEGLQNSGFSGFSGRDFSDIFGDLGSIFESAFGGSFAFGGKRTGNEGKYQLDELIGVDLSFKEAVFGCKKEITHRYKVACEDCKGTGAKDGRLNTCPDCGGKGQVFMRQGFMTFAQTCPKCKGAGQSAAENCPKCKGNGYAMREEKFEVSIPEGIDDGQRIRITGRGNADKNGKRGDLYISVSVAEDEVFVRDGENVYIEVPVFFTSIVLGTTLKIPSLRGELELKIPPNTKDKAQFVFDNEGIKDVNSAYRGKFVAQIKITYPPKLNAKQKALVEELQESFGIESEPYKNLFEECFAKIKQWLHHNKGEKDS, encoded by the coding sequence TTGGAGAATTTTGATTATTACGAGGTGTTGGGAATCTCGCGCACTGCAGATAAGGAAAGTATCAAAAAGGCTTATCGCAAAATGGCACTCAAATATCACCCCGATAGAAATCCTGATGACAAAGAGGCTGAAGAAAATTTTAAACGCATCAATGAAGCTTATGAAGTGTTGAGCGATGATTCTAAGCGTCAAATTTATGATAAATATGGTAAAGAAGGCTTACAAAATTCAGGTTTTAGCGGCTTTAGCGGACGTGATTTTAGTGATATTTTTGGAGATTTGGGTTCGATTTTTGAATCTGCTTTCGGTGGAAGTTTTGCTTTTGGCGGCAAACGCACAGGAAATGAAGGAAAATATCAGCTTGATGAGTTGATTGGTGTTGATTTGAGTTTTAAAGAAGCGGTTTTTGGGTGTAAAAAAGAAATCACACATCGTTATAAAGTCGCTTGTGAAGATTGCAAAGGCACAGGCGCAAAAGATGGTCGTTTGAATACTTGTCCGGATTGTGGAGGGAAAGGGCAAGTATTTATGCGACAAGGTTTTATGACATTTGCACAAACTTGTCCAAAGTGTAAGGGTGCAGGGCAAAGTGCTGCAGAGAATTGTCCAAAATGCAAAGGGAATGGCTATGCAATGCGTGAGGAAAAATTTGAAGTCAGTATCCCCGAAGGTATTGATGATGGTCAGAGAATCCGCATCACGGGTCGAGGTAATGCGGATAAAAATGGCAAAAGAGGAGATTTGTATATTTCAGTGAGTGTGGCTGAAGATGAAGTCTTTGTGCGTGATGGAGAAAATGTCTATATTGAAGTGCCAGTATTTTTTACTTCTATCGTATTGGGAACAACACTTAAAATCCCTTCTTTGCGAGGCGAATTGGAATTAAAAATACCGCCTAATACAAAAGATAAAGCGCAGTTTGTATTTGATAATGAAGGCATTAAAGATGTCAATAGTGCTTACAGAGGAAAGTTTGTCGCACAAATCAAAATCACTTATCCCCCTAAGTTAAACGCTAAGCAAAAGGCTCTTGTAGAAGAGCTCCAAGAGAGTTTTGGGATTGAAAGTGAGCCTTATAAGAATCTGTTTGAGGAATGTTTTGCAAAAATCAAGCAATGGCTGCATCATAATAAGGGCGAGAAAGATTCTTAA
- a CDS encoding polysaccharide deacetylase, with protein sequence MAKEILVAYGVDIDAVAGWLGSYGGEDSPDDISRGLFAGEVGIPRLLNLFKKFNIPATWFAPGHSIETFPEQMKMIVEAGHEIGAHGYSHENPIAMTPKQEEEVLVKSIELIEGLTGKKPNGYVAPWWEFSNVTNELLLKHGIKYDHSLMHNDFTPYYVRVGDSWTKIDYRADAKDWMKPLIRGRETDLVEIPANWYLDDLPPMMFIKKSPNSFGFVSPRDIGKMWIDQFDWVYREMDYAVFAMTIHPDVSARPQVLLMHERIIKHINKKKGVRWVNFNEIADDFLKRSPRRKY encoded by the coding sequence ATGGCAAAAGAAATTCTAGTGGCTTATGGCGTTGATATTGATGCAGTTGCAGGTTGGCTTGGGAGCTATGGTGGGGAAGATTCTCCTGATGATATTTCACGAGGGCTTTTTGCGGGTGAAGTAGGGATTCCTAGACTTTTAAATTTATTCAAAAAGTTTAATATTCCAGCGACTTGGTTTGCACCCGGACATTCAATAGAGACTTTTCCCGAACAAATGAAAATGATCGTAGAAGCAGGACATGAAATCGGTGCGCATGGCTATTCGCATGAGAATCCAATTGCAATGACACCCAAACAAGAAGAAGAAGTGCTTGTGAAAAGCATAGAATTGATTGAGGGTTTGACCGGTAAAAAACCAAATGGCTATGTCGCTCCATGGTGGGAATTTTCCAATGTTACCAATGAGCTTTTGCTTAAACATGGCATTAAATACGATCATTCCTTAATGCACAATGATTTTACACCTTATTATGTGCGTGTGGGTGATAGTTGGACAAAAATTGATTACAGAGCTGATGCGAAAGATTGGATGAAACCTCTAATCAGAGGGCGAGAAACAGATTTGGTAGAAATCCCTGCAAATTGGTATTTAGATGATTTACCTCCAATGATGTTTATCAAAAAATCCCCCAATAGTTTTGGGTTTGTTTCCCCACGAGACATAGGCAAAATGTGGATTGATCAATTTGATTGGGTTTATCGAGAAATGGATTATGCAGTCTTTGCAATGACGATACACCCTGATGTGAGTGCGAGACCTCAAGTATTGCTTATGCATGAGAGAATCATCAAGCATATCAATAAGAAAAAAGGTGTGCGTTGGGTGAATTTCAATGAAATCGCTGATGACTTCCTCAAAAGATCTCCACGAAGAAAATACTAA
- a CDS encoding DUF268 domain-containing protein codes for MGGGGITYIQANATLLEGIADNSITSLSALCSVEHFGLGRYGDPIEPDAWEKALKSFQRVLKPQGKLYISVPVGAENKVCFNAHRVYKPQTIIDTLDQMQIVEMGYIEGFDIIECITWQDKELIMHQERLDSIPDIKNNGKTGLFEFIKL; via the coding sequence ATGGGGGGGGGGGGTATAACCTATATTCAAGCTAATGCGACACTTCTTGAAGGTATTGCCGATAACTCTATCACATCACTTTCGGCATTGTGCAGTGTAGAACATTTTGGATTAGGCAGATACGGAGATCCTATCGAGCCTGACGCATGGGAAAAAGCCCTCAAATCATTTCAAAGAGTCCTCAAGCCTCAAGGCAAACTTTATATCAGTGTCCCTGTGGGGGCAGAAAATAAAGTCTGTTTTAATGCTCACAGAGTTTATAAGCCCCAAACAATTATTGATACCCTAGATCAGATGCAGATTGTAGAAATGGGCTATATTGAAGGTTTTGACATAATAGAGTGTATCACTTGGCAAGACAAAGAGCTTATAATGCACCAAGAGAGATTAGATTCTATTCCTGATATAAAAAATAATGGAAAAACAGGATTGTTTGAATTTATCAAGCTATGA
- a CDS encoding GTP-binding protein, with amino-acid sequence MPAKIPIHIITGFLGSGKTTFLKELLSDKKEANIAVVVNELGAISLDDTLIQTEFVKEKTIMLDTGCMCCNKREDLSIKFKELLNRYDQNNQKLERILIETTGIANPAPIIFTFLSDVFLSNHFEIANIITCIDALSGLSHIQNNQEAHNQIISSDCILLTKTDLNPDVSALKTKIDSIHRGIDFIDKKDFSFDQLINVKNQNLDFTYDKTSRTQSHTSDIDSLCLCFEEALDWSIFSIWLSMLLHRYGKQILRVKGLLDVGEDYLVNLNGVGHLIYPTSHIKTQAKGSKLVIIAKGLNLSQVGKSLETFLQLSGRYAQF; translated from the coding sequence ATGCCAGCTAAAATCCCTATCCATATCATCACAGGTTTTTTGGGAAGTGGCAAAACGACTTTCTTAAAAGAGCTTTTAAGCGATAAAAAAGAGGCAAATATAGCTGTTGTCGTTAATGAGCTTGGTGCAATTTCACTTGATGATACGCTTATCCAAACCGAATTTGTCAAAGAAAAAACGATTATGCTTGATACGGGTTGTATGTGTTGCAACAAAAGAGAAGATTTGAGCATAAAATTTAAAGAACTTCTTAATAGGTATGACCAAAATAATCAAAAACTTGAAAGAATCTTGATTGAAACGACAGGCATCGCTAATCCCGCTCCGATTATTTTTACCTTTTTAAGTGATGTATTTTTATCAAACCATTTTGAGATTGCTAATATCATTACTTGTATTGATGCACTTAGCGGACTTTCACATATACAAAATAACCAAGAAGCGCACAACCAAATTATCAGCTCGGATTGTATTTTGCTCACAAAAACAGACCTCAACCCCGATGTAAGCGCATTGAAAACAAAGATAGATTCTATTCATCGTGGCATAGATTTTATCGATAAAAAAGATTTTAGCTTTGATCAACTCATCAATGTCAAAAATCAAAATTTAGACTTTACATATGACAAAACCTCCCGCACACAATCTCACACAAGCGATATTGATTCTTTATGCCTTTGCTTTGAAGAAGCATTGGATTGGAGTATTTTTAGTATTTGGCTAAGTATGCTCCTGCATCGCTATGGAAAGCAGATTCTAAGAGTGAAAGGGCTTTTAGATGTGGGGGAGGACTATCTTGTGAATCTTAATGGCGTGGGACATCTCATCTATCCGACAAGCCATATCAAGACGCAAGCAAAAGGCTCAAAATTAGTCATTATCGCAAAAGGTTTGAATCTCTCGCAAGTTGGCAAATCTTTAGAAACTTTTTTACAACTTTCCGGAAGATACGCACAATTTTAA
- the recR gene encoding recombination mediator RecR, with the protein MYSYKTGLKAFYDLVQALEQLPSIGKKSAQKMAYTLSIENKFLGLNIAHAIENATMNVQKCQKCFGLSESEICDICLDDSRLNGELCIIANPRDIFIIEDMGEFCGRYFVLESQNDLEHIDFALLNERISSEHIEEVIFALSPSLANEAIMLYVEDKISAPIKFSKIAQGVPTGIGLDAIDQLSLSRAMSSRVKL; encoded by the coding sequence ATGTATTCGTATAAAACCGGGCTTAAAGCATTTTATGATCTTGTGCAAGCACTTGAGCAACTCCCAAGCATTGGCAAAAAAAGTGCGCAAAAAATGGCTTATACGCTTAGTATAGAAAATAAATTTTTAGGACTAAATATTGCTCATGCGATTGAAAATGCCACAATGAATGTGCAAAAATGCCAAAAATGCTTTGGGTTAAGTGAAAGTGAAATATGCGATATTTGTCTTGATGATTCTCGTCTTAATGGTGAGTTGTGCATCATAGCAAACCCGCGTGATATTTTTATCATTGAAGATATGGGAGAATTTTGCGGACGCTATTTCGTCTTAGAATCACAAAATGATTTAGAACATATTGATTTTGCCCTTTTGAATGAGAGAATCTCCTCTGAACACATTGAAGAAGTCATTTTTGCACTTTCCCCCAGCCTCGCTAATGAAGCAATAATGCTTTATGTCGAAGACAAAATCTCCGCTCCGATTAAGTTTAGCAAAATCGCTCAAGGTGTGCCAACAGGCATTGGGCTTGATGCGATTGATCAGCTTTCGCTCTCAAGAGCTATGAGCTCACGAGTCAAACTTTAA
- a CDS encoding alpha/beta hydrolase — MDTPISVHKDLTFNSSCDGLKIYYDIYEPSPLPSRPIIIQIAHGMVEHKARYEWAASNLAQKGFIVAINDHRGHGKSIDKSHPWGEMRGLGDTESQVNQDSKNHTNTDKSRAESTDGFRRAVKDMHQLTEILKSRYNDSKFVLLGHSMGSLLSRGYLKLYVSELDALILSGSPAYNPLIGVGKTLAQILKILTLESQGKNIINALSFGGFNRPFLHNVGEDNAKGGFAWLCRDKAVVEAYKADSACQFVFSLSSFIGLFAGMQWVNDTHDVQAEHLPLLVASGNRDSCGDFGIGVEKIARQYEKCGLDVELVLYEGARHEILNETNKTQVLNDMIAFINNAIESK; from the coding sequence ATGGACACGCCAATTTCAGTGCATAAGGATTTGACTTTTAATTCTTCTTGTGATGGCTTAAAGATTTACTATGATATTTATGAGCCAAGCCCTCTCCCATCTCGCCCTATCATCATACAAATCGCGCATGGAATGGTTGAACATAAAGCGCGTTATGAATGGGCAGCGTCAAACCTCGCACAAAAGGGTTTTATTGTCGCGATAAATGATCATCGCGGACATGGTAAGAGTATCGATAAATCCCACCCTTGGGGTGAGATGCGAGGCTTAGGAGATACAGAATCTCAAGTCAATCAAGATTCTAAAAACCATACAAATACAGATAAATCCCGCGCAGAATCTACTGACGGCTTTAGGCGCGCTGTTAAGGATATGCACCAGCTCACAGAGATTCTAAAGTCGCGCTATAATGATTCTAAGTTTGTTTTGCTTGGGCATTCTATGGGTTCACTCCTTTCGCGAGGCTATCTTAAGCTTTATGTGTCTGAACTTGATGCGTTAATCCTTTCAGGCTCTCCAGCGTATAATCCGCTCATAGGCGTGGGTAAAACTTTGGCGCAGATTCTGAAGATTCTTACATTAGAATCTCAAGGCAAGAATATCATCAATGCGTTATCTTTTGGCGGATTCAATCGCCCGTTTTTGCACAATGTCGGCGAGGATAATGCCAAAGGAGGCTTTGCGTGGCTGTGTCGCGATAAGGCTGTGGTAGAGGCTTACAAGGCGGATAGTGCGTGTCAATTTGTCTTTAGTCTCTCAAGTTTTATCGGGCTTTTTGCAGGTATGCAGTGGGTCAATGATACGCATGATGTGCAAGCGGAGCATCTGCCTTTGTTGGTCGCGAGTGGGAATCGTGATAGTTGTGGGGATTTTGGCATAGGTGTAGAGAAAATCGCACGACAATATGAAAAATGTGGTTTAGATGTGGAGCTAGTCCTTTATGAGGGCGCAAGGCATGAGATTCTTAACGAAACGAATAAAACCCAAGTGCTCAATGATATGATTGCATTTATCAATAATGCGATAGAATCAAAATAG
- a CDS encoding alanine racemase, translating to MSEIILNSQAYKHNLDIISAHIGSRDKIAVVLKDNAYGHGLAQMSDLSQQYGIKNAFVKNYAEAISVKDKFTSITALYGRAQGVIPPNVAMVINRKEDITCLPPHTNVELKVNAGMNRNGIESDEIETFIRLILEQKLNLIGVFSHNGYGDDLDDEFHNTQKHFEQIKASTKDLSQKYGFPLPRFHSLNSSAAIRTAMNGTIDDDLVRMGIAIYGYLDTQFQNPLSSKLQKVASLWADKISQRTLKKGARIGYSGCSVLESDAIVSTYDIGYGDGLLRIDKGLQILTQKEYPILPRSSMDCFSCLCNEERICVFDDVSQLAKAFNTISYEILVRLSPFIKRTII from the coding sequence ATGTCTGAAATTATCCTCAATTCTCAAGCTTACAAACACAACCTTGACATCATATCCGCACACATTGGCAGTCGCGATAAAATTGCAGTCGTGCTTAAAGACAATGCCTATGGACATGGGTTAGCACAAATGAGTGATCTCTCCCAACAATATGGTATCAAGAATGCGTTTGTTAAAAATTACGCCGAAGCAATCAGTGTCAAGGATAAATTCACATCTATTACCGCACTTTATGGGAGAGCGCAAGGCGTAATCCCTCCTAATGTCGCAATGGTCATCAATCGCAAAGAAGACATCACTTGTCTTCCTCCACATACAAATGTCGAGCTAAAAGTCAATGCCGGTATGAATCGTAATGGCATAGAATCTGACGAAATTGAGACTTTTATTCGCCTTATCTTGGAGCAAAAGCTCAATCTTATTGGTGTATTCTCACACAACGGCTATGGTGATGATTTAGATGATGAATTTCACAACACACAAAAACATTTTGAACAAATAAAAGCATCGACCAAAGATTTAAGCCAAAAATACGGATTCCCTCTTCCTCGTTTCCATTCTCTCAACTCATCGGCTGCTATACGCACTGCAATGAATGGCACGATTGATGATGATTTGGTGCGTATGGGGATTGCAATTTATGGCTATCTTGATACACAATTTCAGAATCCTTTAAGCTCTAAACTGCAAAAAGTCGCTTCATTATGGGCGGATAAAATTTCCCAAAGGACACTCAAAAAAGGAGCGCGCATTGGTTATAGCGGCTGCAGTGTTTTAGAATCTGATGCGATTGTGAGCACTTATGACATTGGTTATGGCGATGGTTTGCTTCGCATTGATAAAGGGCTACAGATTCTCACACAAAAAGAATATCCGATATTGCCCCGCTCTTCAATGGACTGCTTCTCATGTCTGTGCAATGAGGAGAGAATCTGCGTATTTGACGATGTGAGCCAACTAGCAAAGGCTTTTAATACGATTAGCTACGAGATTCTTGTGCGTCTCTCACCTTTTATCAAACGCACGATTATTTAA
- the uvrB gene encoding excinuclease ABC subunit UvrB, which produces MANFILNAKYAPAGDQPQAIAKITDSIKDNAKYTTLVGVTGSGKTFTMANIIANLKIPTLIMTHNKTLAAQLYSEFKGFFPKNHVEYFISHFDYYQPEAYIPRRDLFIEKDSSINEDLERLRLSATTSLLAYDDVIVVASVSANYGLGNPKEYLTMIEKIEVGQERKQKDFLVKLVDMGYTRNDSVFERGDFRVNGEVIDIFPAYNENEFIRIEFFGDEIEHIAVFDSIERVKLTSLESFVLYAANPFIVGADRLQTALKNIENELDKRLQEFLAQDKQIEYQRLKGRTEFDLEMIRESGICKGIENYARHLTGKAPGETPYSLLDYFEQKGKPYLVIVDESHVSLPQFGGMYAGDRSRKEVLVEYGFRLPSALDNRPLRFDEFITKAPHFLFVSATPSQKELDLSKEHIAEQIIRPTGLLDPLYEVRDSDSQVLDLFDEIKVRIAKEQRVLITTLTKKMAEELSKYYTELGIKVRYMHSDIDAIERNHLIRSLRLGEFDVLIGINLLREGLDLPEVSLIAIMDADKEGFLRSETSLIQTMGRAARNVEGKVILYAKKITQSMQKAFDITDYRRAKQEAFNQLHHITPTSVQRNLEEELKIESSGLSKLYEKNRHKIPKAERESIVKELTKKMHEAAKRLDFEEAARFRDEIAKIRSL; this is translated from the coding sequence ATGGCAAATTTTATTCTGAATGCCAAATACGCACCTGCGGGTGATCAACCCCAAGCTATTGCTAAAATCACAGATTCTATCAAAGACAATGCAAAATACACAACATTAGTAGGTGTTACAGGGAGCGGAAAAACTTTCACAATGGCAAATATTATTGCTAATCTCAAGATTCCCACGCTTATTATGACACATAATAAAACCCTTGCTGCGCAGCTTTATAGTGAATTTAAAGGATTTTTTCCCAAAAATCATGTCGAATACTTTATCTCTCATTTTGATTATTATCAGCCCGAAGCATATATCCCCCGAAGGGATTTATTTATTGAAAAAGATTCAAGCATCAATGAAGATTTAGAGCGATTGCGCCTTTCGGCTACTACTTCACTTTTAGCCTATGATGATGTGATTGTAGTCGCAAGCGTTTCTGCAAACTATGGATTAGGTAATCCCAAAGAATATCTCACAATGATTGAAAAAATTGAAGTTGGACAAGAACGAAAGCAAAAAGATTTTTTAGTCAAACTTGTCGATATGGGTTACACACGGAATGATAGTGTTTTTGAACGCGGAGATTTTCGTGTCAATGGAGAAGTGATTGATATTTTTCCTGCCTATAATGAAAATGAATTTATCCGCATTGAATTCTTTGGTGATGAGATTGAGCATATTGCTGTTTTTGATTCTATTGAGCGCGTCAAACTCACCTCATTAGAATCTTTTGTGCTGTATGCGGCTAATCCTTTTATCGTAGGGGCAGATCGTTTGCAAACTGCACTGAAAAATATTGAGAACGAACTTGATAAGAGATTGCAAGAATTTCTCGCACAAGACAAACAAATAGAATATCAACGACTAAAAGGTCGCACAGAGTTTGATTTGGAAATGATACGAGAATCTGGCATTTGCAAGGGGATTGAAAACTACGCACGACATCTCACAGGTAAAGCTCCGGGGGAAACACCTTACTCGCTATTAGATTATTTCGAACAAAAGGGCAAACCTTATTTAGTCATTGTCGATGAATCTCATGTGAGCTTACCACAATTCGGCGGTATGTATGCCGGTGATAGAAGCCGCAAAGAAGTGCTTGTCGAATACGGATTCCGATTACCTAGCGCACTTGATAATCGCCCTTTGCGTTTTGATGAATTTATCACTAAAGCCCCGCATTTTCTCTTTGTCTCCGCAACACCATCACAAAAAGAACTCGATCTTAGCAAAGAACATATTGCCGAACAAATCATACGACCCACAGGCTTGCTTGACCCACTTTATGAGGTGCGAGATTCTGATTCTCAAGTGCTTGATTTGTTTGATGAGATTAAAGTGCGTATTGCTAAAGAGCAACGCGTGCTTATCACAACCTTGACCAAAAAAATGGCAGAAGAACTAAGCAAATATTACACAGAGCTAGGCATCAAGGTGCGCTATATGCACAGCGATATTGATGCGATTGAACGCAATCATCTTATACGCTCTTTGAGACTTGGAGAATTTGATGTGCTGATTGGTATCAATCTTTTGCGTGAAGGCTTAGACTTACCTGAAGTGAGCTTGATTGCTATTATGGACGCAGACAAAGAGGGATTCTTGCGTTCTGAAACAAGCCTTATTCAGACAATGGGAAGAGCCGCAAGAAATGTCGAGGGCAAGGTGATTTTGTATGCTAAAAAAATCACCCAATCAATGCAAAAAGCATTTGATATTACTGACTATCGCCGAGCCAAACAAGAAGCATTTAATCAACTGCATCATATCACGCCCACAAGCGTTCAAAGAAATCTCGAAGAAGAGCTTAAAATCGAAAGTAGCGGATTGTCTAAACTTTATGAAAAAAATCGCCATAAGATTCCCAAAGCTGAACGCGAAAGCATTGTTAAGGAACTTACCAAAAAAATGCACGAAGCAGCAAAACGGCTTGATTTTGAAGAAGCGGCAAGATTCCGTGATGAAATCGCAAAAATCCGCAGTCTGTAA
- a CDS encoding carbon-nitrogen hydrolase family protein, which translates to MKVALIQFAPKANQREENLAKSLKLALRAIEEGAKIIVLPELFDSGYCVEKQDSKLGLDFAFFQKALKDKKFKELSLKYPTLARLYEFAKTYEIHIVASSIQKDKGKIYDSAYIINKDGLVGTYRKIYLWGNEKQRFQRGKDYPVFKLKIDKESIKVGLGICYEIGFGEGARYLSLKGAQILIYPAAFGKARNYVWDLASRARALENGVFVLANNRSGSEVSQISGEKLEFAANSRIINPKGEILTQALQDEEVIIADLHLEEVALQRENLPYLKDIDIRLNRKVLKGLLS; encoded by the coding sequence ATGAAAGTTGCCTTGATACAATTTGCACCCAAAGCCAACCAAAGAGAAGAAAACCTCGCAAAATCTTTGAAACTTGCTCTAAGAGCCATTGAAGAAGGGGCGAAAATCATCGTTTTACCTGAACTTTTTGATAGCGGGTATTGTGTCGAAAAACAAGATTCTAAACTAGGGCTTGATTTTGCATTCTTTCAAAAAGCTCTTAAAGACAAAAAATTTAAAGAGCTTTCCTTAAAATACCCTACTCTTGCCCGCTTATACGAGTTTGCAAAAACCTATGAAATCCACATTGTCGCTTCAAGTATTCAAAAAGACAAGGGTAAGATTTATGATAGTGCCTATATTATCAATAAAGATGGCTTGGTAGGCACATACCGCAAGATCTATCTTTGGGGCAATGAAAAACAACGATTCCAAAGAGGCAAAGACTATCCTGTCTTTAAGCTCAAAATCGACAAAGAATCCATCAAAGTAGGTTTAGGCATTTGCTATGAAATAGGCTTTGGCGAGGGGGCGAGATACTTATCGCTCAAAGGAGCGCAGATTCTTATTTATCCTGCTGCTTTTGGCAAAGCAAGAAATTATGTGTGGGATTTGGCAAGCAGAGCAAGGGCTTTAGAAAATGGTGTTTTTGTCTTAGCGAATAATCGCAGTGGCTCTGAAGTCTCACAAATAAGTGGAGAAAAATTAGAATTTGCTGCAAATTCTAGAATCATTAATCCAAAAGGTGAGATTCTCACTCAAGCTTTGCAAGATGAAGAGGTCATTATAGCGGATTTGCATCTTGAAGAAGTTGCACTGCAAAGAGAGAATCTGCCTTATCTGAAAGATATAGATATAAGGCTTAACCGAAAAGTCCTTAAAGGGCTTTTATCTTAA
- a CDS encoding c-type cytochrome gives MKKLFILGLLGLASVALADAPAVFKKCIACHGPDAQKIAPGSKGDKTIAGMPKDYLLTQLKGYKAKTADNGGAKAIMYGQMANVSDEDIEALADYVSKLPKKQ, from the coding sequence ATGAAAAAGTTGTTTATTTTAGGACTTTTAGGTCTTGCTAGTGTTGCTCTTGCAGATGCTCCTGCAGTATTCAAAAAATGTATTGCTTGTCATGGTCCTGATGCACAAAAAATCGCTCCGGGTTCTAAAGGTGATAAAACAATTGCTGGTATGCCTAAAGACTATCTACTTACACAGCTTAAAGGTTACAAAGCTAAAACTGCCGACAATGGTGGTGCAAAGGCTATTATGTATGGTCAAATGGCAAATGTTAGTGATGAGGATATTGAAGCATTAGCAGATTATGTTTCTAAACTTCCCAAAAAACAATAA